From Prosthecobacter dejongeii, the proteins below share one genomic window:
- a CDS encoding sigma-70 family RNA polymerase sigma factor has translation METTPDQPPASSSAAEDRALVERAQAGDTRAFDELVRKYTPKLYGLVYNMTSNREDTADLLQEIFAKAYRSLKRFMGKSSFYTWIYSISVNMTLNFLKKRGRHAKISLDDVDSGIQNDPDFIKITTANRDTVREVNIHELQKRLNTAMMKLSEDHRTVVTLYDVQGLQHNEISKILGVSEGTVRSRLFYAHRLLQTYLEDFVR, from the coding sequence ATGGAGACCACGCCGGATCAGCCCCCAGCCAGCAGCAGCGCAGCCGAAGATCGCGCGCTGGTGGAGCGTGCCCAGGCAGGTGACACCCGCGCCTTTGATGAATTGGTGCGTAAATATACCCCCAAGCTTTACGGCCTCGTTTACAACATGACCTCCAACCGGGAGGATACCGCCGACCTGCTTCAGGAGATCTTTGCGAAGGCTTACCGTTCTCTGAAACGTTTTATGGGGAAATCGTCTTTTTACACCTGGATCTATTCGATCTCGGTGAACATGACCCTTAATTTCCTTAAAAAACGCGGGCGTCATGCCAAGATCAGCCTGGATGATGTGGATAGCGGGATCCAAAATGACCCCGATTTTATCAAAATCACCACGGCCAATCGCGATACAGTCCGTGAGGTAAATATCCATGAGCTGCAAAAAAGATTGAACACAGCAATGATGAAGCTGTCCGAAGATCACCGAACCGTAGTGACTCTCTACGATGTCCAGGGCCTTCAACACAACGAGATCAGCAAAATTCTCGGTGTTTCAGAAGGCACTGTGAGATCTAGGCTTTTCTACGCTCATCGGCTTCTTCAAACATATCTTGAAGATTTCGTAAGGTGA
- a CDS encoding dihydroneopterin aldolase — translation MNSPADEILIQGLDLPVQIGVPDEERANWQTLQADVTFQIANRFEKMADQLDQTTDYSAVATRLRALAAEKPRQLIETLAAEIAACLLDEFAVKTVTVQLRKRILPGCDHVAVRLTRP, via the coding sequence ATGAATTCCCCTGCAGACGAAATCTTGATCCAAGGGCTGGATCTGCCAGTCCAAATAGGTGTCCCAGATGAAGAACGTGCAAATTGGCAAACCCTCCAGGCTGATGTAACTTTCCAGATCGCCAATCGGTTTGAAAAAATGGCCGACCAGCTCGACCAAACCACGGATTATTCGGCCGTTGCGACTCGGTTACGCGCTCTAGCGGCGGAGAAACCCCGACAATTGATCGAAACTTTGGCGGCAGAGATCGCTGCCTGTTTATTAGACGAGTTTGCTGTAAAGACTGTCACCGTACAGCTTCGCAAACGTATCTTACCTGGTTGTGACCACGTTGCTGTGCGTCTTACCCGCCCCTGA
- a CDS encoding HAD family hydrolase, which produces MIRNLILDWSGTLADDLGAVIAATNGVMAHYAKPPFTRDQFREVFQLPYTEFYRHILPDVPLTDLQALYLKHFPEETAHSVPMLDHAQEFLQFAADTGRRMFICSSAPLEHVQSQAMVNRVSHFFEHFHCGIIDKCAHVPTLLAQHDLNPHETAFVGDMRHDIEAGKVGGLTTIATATGYESIPTLMQAEPDILVKNLSALTRLMRSLTVQI; this is translated from the coding sequence ATGATCCGAAACCTCATCCTCGATTGGTCAGGCACACTGGCCGACGATCTAGGGGCCGTCATTGCCGCTACGAATGGCGTCATGGCCCACTATGCCAAGCCGCCCTTTACTCGAGATCAATTCCGCGAGGTCTTCCAGCTCCCCTACACTGAATTTTATCGGCATATCCTGCCCGATGTGCCTCTCACAGATCTCCAGGCACTGTATCTAAAGCACTTTCCCGAAGAGACGGCTCACTCGGTCCCGATGCTCGATCATGCTCAAGAGTTTCTCCAATTTGCAGCGGATACCGGCAGGCGCATGTTCATTTGCAGCAGTGCTCCCCTAGAGCACGTGCAGTCTCAGGCTATGGTCAATCGCGTCTCGCACTTCTTTGAGCATTTCCACTGTGGCATCATTGATAAATGCGCTCATGTCCCCACCCTCTTGGCACAGCATGATCTTAACCCGCACGAAACAGCTTTCGTTGGCGACATGCGACATGACATTGAAGCAGGTAAAGTGGGGGGCCTGACCACCATCGCCACGGCTACCGGGTATGAATCCATTCCCACACTCATGCAGGCGGAGCCGGACATTCTGGTAAAAAACCTGTCGGCTTTGACACGTCTCATGCGCTCGTTGACAGTACAAATATGA
- a CDS encoding DUF2306 domain-containing protein: MPTKPKFATIFTILRFAALAWFTWLMLRITLEYFPIRDDAAFLQIKQQYLGIQLWRTAFWIHVFTSMLALLAGFTQFFPTVLRRMPQIHRWMGRAYMINVCFITGPASLVMAFYANGGWSSRLAFILLAVSWMFTSALGWRTALQRDWTRHREWMLRSYALTLSAITLRVWKYSLVFLFEPRPMDLYRMVAWLGFVPNLLLVEWLIYRESTARLRP, translated from the coding sequence ATGCCTACCAAGCCAAAGTTCGCAACGATCTTCACGATTTTACGGTTCGCTGCTCTGGCATGGTTTACCTGGCTGATGCTACGCATCACTCTCGAGTATTTCCCTATCAGGGACGATGCCGCTTTTCTCCAAATTAAGCAGCAGTATCTCGGTATCCAGCTCTGGAGAACTGCATTTTGGATTCATGTCTTTACCAGCATGCTGGCCCTGCTAGCGGGGTTCACGCAATTTTTCCCTACCGTGCTGCGCCGTATGCCACAGATCCATCGCTGGATGGGCCGTGCCTACATGATCAATGTTTGCTTCATCACCGGTCCAGCCAGCTTAGTCATGGCTTTTTATGCCAATGGCGGCTGGAGCTCAAGGCTCGCCTTCATCCTCCTTGCCGTAAGCTGGATGTTCACCTCCGCGTTGGGCTGGCGCACGGCATTGCAGCGGGATTGGACACGGCACCGCGAGTGGATGCTTCGCAGCTATGCATTAACGCTCTCGGCCATCACATTGCGGGTTTGGAAATACTCGCTGGTTTTTCTGTTCGAGCCCCGGCCCATGGATCTCTACCGCATGGTCGCTTGGCTAGGTTTTGTTCCGAATCTGCTGCTCGTGGAATGGCTGATCTATCGAGAAAGTACGGCTCGCTTGCGCCCCTGA
- a CDS encoding YARHG domain-containing protein, with translation MISLQSRFIMWVAVACLVTVLPVQAQQLTNEDIQQADKTASSAIGTYTGMFDQHKITVSIEKVVGQTVLGYSVVQGNERAFSGAWSTVEEGIAFVGKEPGDHAEDGVFNLTFHAKEKTLTGNWEPQNKKRTGVPLALKAQKFKYNPKAGKYPQTSTKLLKETDVENLRQEELRLMRNEIYARHGYSFTIKDMQEHFAKVDWYMPVALDVAGKLTPIETKNAALIKRYETYGAKYYDRFGR, from the coding sequence ATGATCAGCCTTCAATCTCGATTTATCATGTGGGTCGCCGTGGCTTGCCTAGTCACGGTTTTGCCCGTGCAGGCACAACAACTGACGAACGAAGACATCCAGCAGGCAGACAAGACGGCATCCTCAGCTATCGGAACTTATACAGGGATGTTTGATCAGCATAAGATCACGGTGAGTATCGAGAAAGTGGTGGGCCAGACTGTTCTTGGCTACAGTGTGGTGCAGGGGAATGAGCGTGCCTTTAGCGGGGCCTGGAGCACGGTGGAGGAGGGGATTGCCTTTGTTGGAAAAGAGCCGGGGGACCACGCAGAAGATGGTGTTTTTAACCTGACGTTCCATGCGAAAGAGAAGACTTTGACTGGCAACTGGGAACCCCAAAATAAGAAAAGAACGGGCGTGCCGCTGGCGCTGAAAGCGCAAAAATTTAAATACAATCCGAAGGCGGGTAAATACCCTCAGACCTCGACGAAACTTCTCAAGGAAACTGATGTGGAAAATTTGCGGCAAGAGGAACTGCGATTGATGCGAAATGAGATCTATGCCCGGCACGGCTATTCATTTACCATCAAGGACATGCAGGAACACTTTGCTAAAGTCGATTGGTACATGCCGGTGGCCCTGGATGTGGCAGGAAAACTGACGCCCATCGAGACAAAAAACGCTGCATTGATCAAGCGTTACGAAACCTATGGAGCAAAATATTACGATCGCTTTGGCCGATGA
- a CDS encoding sugar phosphate isomerase/epimerase family protein, with the protein MAKIEFGSQVYTWFMQGTGKGYDNKLDHMIKVAGEAGFTGIEPMVLQISESALGCGKYWLGDFCDPIRLKDALQEHNVKLAGLALVCAWDGDEETPAEKEAADFTLDLLKHFPGSMLGTVTLPSGRKNDLQRRRLNVARNVNNVSKRAADLGIKASYHPNSPPPSLVRTQEDYDVVLSSLDPKVTGWTPDVGHIIRGGMDVIATLNKFQHLVNHIHYKDYSGNGPEPWAQMGTGKLDFHKITEWLVARKYEGWIICEDEAHIAVEDPDGVTKQNGQWCKENLLPLVD; encoded by the coding sequence ATGGCAAAAATTGAATTTGGCTCCCAGGTCTATACCTGGTTCATGCAGGGCACCGGCAAGGGCTACGACAATAAACTGGACCACATGATCAAAGTGGCTGGCGAGGCCGGCTTCACGGGGATCGAGCCGATGGTGCTCCAGATTTCTGAAAGCGCTCTTGGCTGTGGCAAATATTGGCTGGGTGATTTTTGTGACCCGATCCGTCTGAAAGACGCTTTGCAGGAGCACAACGTCAAACTGGCTGGTCTGGCTCTGGTTTGCGCATGGGATGGCGATGAAGAAACCCCTGCTGAAAAAGAGGCGGCGGATTTCACTCTGGATCTGCTCAAGCATTTTCCAGGCTCCATGCTGGGGACGGTGACCCTGCCTAGCGGTCGTAAAAACGACCTTCAACGTCGCCGCCTGAATGTGGCGCGCAATGTCAACAATGTCTCCAAGAGGGCAGCAGATCTAGGGATTAAGGCTTCCTACCATCCCAATAGCCCCCCACCTTCCCTGGTGCGCACCCAGGAAGATTACGATGTGGTCCTCAGCAGCTTGGACCCTAAAGTGACGGGTTGGACGCCTGACGTCGGCCACATCATTCGCGGCGGCATGGATGTCATCGCCACGCTGAATAAATTCCAGCACTTGGTGAATCACATCCATTATAAAGATTACTCTGGCAATGGTCCTGAGCCATGGGCCCAGATGGGAACCGGCAAGCTCGACTTCCACAAGATCACGGAATGGCTTGTCGCCCGCAAATATGAAGGTTGGATCATCTGTGAAGATGAGGCCCACATCGCCGTCGAGGATCCAGATGGTGTGACCAAGCAAAACGGTCAGTGGTGTAAGGAAAACCTGCTACCTCTGGTGGATTGA
- a CDS encoding Gfo/Idh/MocA family protein, translating to MIRTFITLTLALLASTVASAQNIRAGIIGLDTSHVLSFTKTLNTDPQKPEVMGVRMVAAYPQGSKDIEGSVKRVPEYTEKVKAMGVEIVPSIDALLEKVDVVFLETNDGRPHLEQLLPCLKAGKPVFIDKPIAGTLVDAIKIFDEAKKAGVPVFSSSSLRFGKNTLAVRAGSVGTVKKADTFSPASLEATHPDLFWYGIHGVESLFTAMGTGCISVKRSTTPEGKITVTGIWEGGRTGTFTEGKGYGGKAIGDKGESPIGSYDGYDPLLFAAVHFFRTGQSPVTPEETLEIYAFMEAADESKRQGGAEVTLKSVMDKAVAEARK from the coding sequence ATGATTCGCACCTTCATCACTCTTACCTTGGCATTGCTCGCCAGCACTGTCGCCTCGGCCCAAAACATTCGTGCGGGCATCATTGGCCTGGATACTTCGCACGTATTGTCCTTTACCAAGACACTGAATACCGACCCGCAAAAGCCTGAAGTCATGGGGGTGCGAATGGTGGCGGCTTACCCCCAGGGATCAAAGGACATCGAAGGCAGCGTCAAAAGAGTGCCTGAATACACGGAAAAGGTAAAGGCCATGGGCGTGGAAATCGTGCCAAGCATTGATGCCTTGCTGGAAAAAGTAGATGTCGTCTTTCTAGAGACCAATGATGGCCGCCCGCATCTGGAGCAGCTGCTGCCTTGTTTGAAAGCTGGCAAGCCTGTCTTTATTGATAAACCCATCGCCGGGACTTTGGTGGATGCGATCAAGATTTTTGATGAGGCTAAGAAGGCTGGTGTTCCTGTGTTTTCTTCATCGTCCCTCCGCTTTGGGAAGAACACTCTCGCTGTTCGGGCTGGCAGTGTTGGAACGGTGAAAAAGGCCGATACTTTTAGCCCTGCTTCTCTGGAGGCAACGCACCCTGACCTTTTCTGGTATGGCATTCATGGAGTCGAGAGTCTGTTCACAGCCATGGGGACAGGTTGTATTTCCGTTAAACGCAGCACCACACCTGAGGGGAAAATTACCGTCACTGGAATTTGGGAGGGAGGTCGCACGGGCACGTTCACGGAAGGTAAAGGTTACGGTGGAAAAGCCATCGGTGATAAAGGTGAATCTCCGATTGGTAGCTACGATGGTTATGATCCGCTGCTTTTCGCCGCAGTGCATTTTTTCCGCACCGGGCAGTCTCCTGTGACGCCGGAAGAAACACTGGAAATCTATGCTTTTATGGAAGCTGCGGACGAAAGCAAACGTCAAGGAGGAGCTGAAGTCACCCTCAAGTCTGTCATGGACAAAGCCGTGGCTGAAGCTCGCAAGTGA
- a CDS encoding zinc ribbon domain-containing protein YjdM produces MNNPACPMCEMDEILDHVDHSECVTCGHEWAHDAEVSAVDRVVKDAYGHVLADGDIVAMIKDLKLGGTSQVLKVGTKSKPIRLVDGDHEISCKMEGLAISLKACFVKKVTT; encoded by the coding sequence ATGAATAATCCTGCCTGCCCGATGTGTGAGATGGATGAGATCTTAGACCATGTGGATCATTCAGAATGTGTGACCTGTGGGCATGAATGGGCTCATGATGCTGAGGTCTCTGCTGTGGATCGTGTGGTAAAAGATGCCTACGGCCATGTGCTTGCCGACGGAGATATCGTGGCGATGATCAAGGATCTAAAATTGGGCGGCACCTCGCAGGTCCTTAAAGTGGGCACAAAGTCGAAACCGATTCGACTGGTGGACGGTGACCATGAAATATCCTGTAAAATGGAAGGATTAGCAATTTCGTTGAAGGCCTGTTTTGTGAAAAAAGTGACCACGTAA